The Apodemus sylvaticus chromosome 22, mApoSyl1.1, whole genome shotgun sequence genome includes a region encoding these proteins:
- the Hscb gene encoding iron-sulfur cluster co-chaperone protein HscB isoform X1, whose protein sequence is MWGSRARALLCLWEVRLAGFLGRRLLSSNATAGKSIAPQCWNCGRARGAGCGDEFFCAHCRALQPPDPTRDYFSLMNCNRSFRVDVTKLQHRYQQLQRLVHPDFFSQKSQAEKNFSEKHSTLVNDAYKTLQAPLTRGLYLLKLQGIEISEGTDPRIDSQFLVEIMEINERLADTQSEAAMEEIEATVRAKQKEFIDSVNGAFEQGDFEKAKELLTKMRYFSNIEEKIKLSKTPL, encoded by the exons ATGTGGGGTTCTAGGGCCCGGGCCCTGCTGTGCTTGTGGGAGGTGCGGCTGGCTGGGTTTCTGGGACGGAGACTGCTGAGCAGCAATGCCACCGCGGGGAAGAGCATCGCGCCGCAGTGCTGGAACTGTGGCCGCGCGAGGGGAGCCGGGTGTGGGGATGAGTTCTTCTGCGCACACTGCCGCGCGCTGCAGCCTCCCGACCCCACTCGAGACTACTTCAGCCTCATGAACTG CAACCGATCCTTCAGGGTTGACGTCACGAAACTTCAGCACAGGTACCAGCAACTGCAGCGTCTTGTTCACCCAGATTTCTTCAGCCAAAAGTCTCAG gcTGAAAAAAACTTCTCCGAGAAGCATTCCACCCTGGTGAATGATGCCTATAAGACTCTTCAGGCTCCCCTGACCAGAGGACTATATCTT CTAAAGCTCCAAGGAATAGAAATTTCTGAAGGGACAGATCCTAGAATAGACAGTCAGTTCCTTGTGGAAATCATGGAAATCAATGAAAGACTCGCAGACACCCAAAGTGAGGCTGCCATGGAAGAGATAGAAGCTACTGTCAGAG ctAAACAGAAAGAATTTATCGACAGTGTAAACGGAGCTTTTGAACAAG GTGACTTTGAAAAAGCCAAGGAACTCCTGACAAAGATGAGATACTTTTCAAACATAGAAGAAAAGATCAAGCTAAGCAAGACTCCTCTCTAG
- the Hscb gene encoding iron-sulfur cluster co-chaperone protein HscB isoform X2: MWGSRARALLCLWEVRLAGFLGRRLLSSNATAGKSIAPQCWNCGRARGAGCGDEFFCAHCRALQPPDPTRDYFSLMNCNRSFRVDVTKLQHRYQQLQRLVHPDFFSQKSQAEKNFSEKHSTLVNDAYKTLQAPLTRGLYLLKLQGIEISEGTDPRIDSQFLVEIMEINERLADTQSEAAMEEIEATVRGDFEKAKELLTKMRYFSNIEEKIKLSKTPL; this comes from the exons ATGTGGGGTTCTAGGGCCCGGGCCCTGCTGTGCTTGTGGGAGGTGCGGCTGGCTGGGTTTCTGGGACGGAGACTGCTGAGCAGCAATGCCACCGCGGGGAAGAGCATCGCGCCGCAGTGCTGGAACTGTGGCCGCGCGAGGGGAGCCGGGTGTGGGGATGAGTTCTTCTGCGCACACTGCCGCGCGCTGCAGCCTCCCGACCCCACTCGAGACTACTTCAGCCTCATGAACTG CAACCGATCCTTCAGGGTTGACGTCACGAAACTTCAGCACAGGTACCAGCAACTGCAGCGTCTTGTTCACCCAGATTTCTTCAGCCAAAAGTCTCAG gcTGAAAAAAACTTCTCCGAGAAGCATTCCACCCTGGTGAATGATGCCTATAAGACTCTTCAGGCTCCCCTGACCAGAGGACTATATCTT CTAAAGCTCCAAGGAATAGAAATTTCTGAAGGGACAGATCCTAGAATAGACAGTCAGTTCCTTGTGGAAATCATGGAAATCAATGAAAGACTCGCAGACACCCAAAGTGAGGCTGCCATGGAAGAGATAGAAGCTACTGTCAGAG GTGACTTTGAAAAAGCCAAGGAACTCCTGACAAAGATGAGATACTTTTCAAACATAGAAGAAAAGATCAAGCTAAGCAAGACTCCTCTCTAG
- the Hscb gene encoding iron-sulfur cluster co-chaperone protein HscB isoform X3 gives MWGSRARALLCLWEVRLAGFLGRRLLSSNATAGKSIAPQCWNCGRARGAGCGDEFFCAHCRALQPPDPTRDYFSLMNCNRSFRVDVTKLQHRYQQLQRLVHPDFFSQKSQAEKNFSEKHSTLVNDAYKTLQAPLTRGLYLLNRKNLSTV, from the exons ATGTGGGGTTCTAGGGCCCGGGCCCTGCTGTGCTTGTGGGAGGTGCGGCTGGCTGGGTTTCTGGGACGGAGACTGCTGAGCAGCAATGCCACCGCGGGGAAGAGCATCGCGCCGCAGTGCTGGAACTGTGGCCGCGCGAGGGGAGCCGGGTGTGGGGATGAGTTCTTCTGCGCACACTGCCGCGCGCTGCAGCCTCCCGACCCCACTCGAGACTACTTCAGCCTCATGAACTG CAACCGATCCTTCAGGGTTGACGTCACGAAACTTCAGCACAGGTACCAGCAACTGCAGCGTCTTGTTCACCCAGATTTCTTCAGCCAAAAGTCTCAG gcTGAAAAAAACTTCTCCGAGAAGCATTCCACCCTGGTGAATGATGCCTATAAGACTCTTCAGGCTCCCCTGACCAGAGGACTATATCTT ctAAACAGAAAGAATTTATCGACAGTGTAA
- the Hscb gene encoding iron-sulfur cluster co-chaperone protein HscB isoform X5: MWGSRARALLCLWEVRLAGFLGRRLLSSNATAGKSIAPQCWNCGRARGAGCGDEFFCAHCRALQPPDPTRDYFSLMNCNRSFRVDVTKLQHRYQQLQRLVHPDFFSQKSQAEKNFSEKHSTLVNDAYKTLQAPLTRGLYLVS, translated from the exons ATGTGGGGTTCTAGGGCCCGGGCCCTGCTGTGCTTGTGGGAGGTGCGGCTGGCTGGGTTTCTGGGACGGAGACTGCTGAGCAGCAATGCCACCGCGGGGAAGAGCATCGCGCCGCAGTGCTGGAACTGTGGCCGCGCGAGGGGAGCCGGGTGTGGGGATGAGTTCTTCTGCGCACACTGCCGCGCGCTGCAGCCTCCCGACCCCACTCGAGACTACTTCAGCCTCATGAACTG CAACCGATCCTTCAGGGTTGACGTCACGAAACTTCAGCACAGGTACCAGCAACTGCAGCGTCTTGTTCACCCAGATTTCTTCAGCCAAAAGTCTCAG gcTGAAAAAAACTTCTCCGAGAAGCATTCCACCCTGGTGAATGATGCCTATAAGACTCTTCAGGCTCCCCTGACCAGAGGACTATATCTTGTAAG ctAA
- the Hscb gene encoding iron-sulfur cluster co-chaperone protein HscB isoform X4 produces MWGSRARALLCLWEVRLAGFLGRRLLSSNATAGKSIAPQCWNCGRARGAGCGDEFFCAHCRALQPPDPTRDYFSLMNCNRSFRVDVTKLQHRYQQLQRLVHPDFFSQKSQAEKNFSEKHSTLVNDAYKTLQAPLTRGLYLVS; encoded by the exons ATGTGGGGTTCTAGGGCCCGGGCCCTGCTGTGCTTGTGGGAGGTGCGGCTGGCTGGGTTTCTGGGACGGAGACTGCTGAGCAGCAATGCCACCGCGGGGAAGAGCATCGCGCCGCAGTGCTGGAACTGTGGCCGCGCGAGGGGAGCCGGGTGTGGGGATGAGTTCTTCTGCGCACACTGCCGCGCGCTGCAGCCTCCCGACCCCACTCGAGACTACTTCAGCCTCATGAACTG CAACCGATCCTTCAGGGTTGACGTCACGAAACTTCAGCACAGGTACCAGCAACTGCAGCGTCTTGTTCACCCAGATTTCTTCAGCCAAAAGTCTCAG gcTGAAAAAAACTTCTCCGAGAAGCATTCCACCCTGGTGAATGATGCCTATAAGACTCTTCAGGCTCCCCTGACCAGAGGACTATATCTTGTAAG CTAA